GATAGTTTCCGTAGCTCCATCAATAAATATTCCTTCGATAACAGTTATGAAGAAAATTGGTATGGAAAAAGTAAAATCTTTTAATCATCCATTACTAACAGATTTTCCAAAAATAGAAGAATGTGTATTGTTCGAAATAACTAAGAATTAATTACTAAGTAACATTTAAAGTTGTTTATCGTCTTTCATTTTAAGTAACCAAGTCTTTTTAAAATGAAAAACAAACTATTTCCACAGCTCTTTATAATTTACCTTAGATATATAATTGGTTTTGCATTTGTATTTGCCAGTATCGTTAAAATACAAGGTTTACGATTTACTACAGATAGTGGTACCGAAAATCCAATAAATACTGCATGGCATTTTTTTGAAACCATGTATCAATCAGGATTATATTGGAAATTTTTAGGTCTTAGTCAATTAATTGCTGGGTTAATACTGATGACACAAAAATATGCTAAATTAGGAGCCTTACTCTTTCTGCCAATCATAGCAAATGTGTTTGTTATTACAATATCTTACGATTTTAGAGGAACTCCAGTTATTACAGGATTAATGCTTTTCGCAAACTTTATTTTGATCGCTTGGGATTGGAATACTTTGAAAATACTAGTGAACAAAAAACCAAGTTTTCAATCCGAATTACGATTAGAGAATGATTCACTTTGGACTATTTTAGGAATACTATTTTTCGTTTTAACCATAGCGGCCAAAATATTTGCTAGTGCCACTACTCTACTACCTATTACTTTGTCCTTTTTAATTATTGGTGTAGTTGGTTTAGTTATTGGAGTTAAAAAGCATGGAAAATTACAACGAGGAAAATTACATTAATTTCCTTCAAACCAATTTTTAAAAAGTGCCACTTTCTCTCTACTAACAACAATTTCTTTTTCAACGGTTATTGTGGGAGATATTTTTAAACGACTATTAGAATAAACAACCACATCTTTAATAGCATTAATATTAATAATGAAACTACGGTTTACTCTGTAAAATATAGATTGTTCTAATAGTTCTGTAAGTTCTTCTAGTTTAAAATCAACGATAAACTTTTTGTTTTGTAAAGTGATCAAATGAACTGTTCTTCCTTCAGCATAAAACAAAGCTATTTCATTGGTTTTAATGGAATGAATATGATTTCCTAAACGGACTAAAAATCGATCTTTGGTTTTTCTTTTGGTGATATCATTTACCACTTTAGATAACACTTCTTTAGCAGCAAATAAGTTTTGCATAGATTCTAACTTAGACATTGCTTTAGAAATATCAGTAAACGTAATAGGTTTTAAAATATAATCTATACTATTTACCTTGAACGCATCAATGGCATACTCATCAAAAGCTGTGATGAAAATAATAGGTTTTTTAATGGTTAATTGATTAAAAATCTCAAAACTTAATCCATCAGTAAGTTGAATATCCATAAAAACTACATCAAAATCGGTATTCGTTTGAAAATAGTCTACAGCACTAGAAATACTATCTAATTTCTCAACAATTTCAATAGTTGAATTGTATTTTAGAAGATAGCGCTCCAATTTTTCAACGGCCAATACTTCATCTTCTACAATAATTACTTTCATAGTTATGCGTTACTTTTAATAGTTAGTTTGGGTATTTTAATAGTTCGTTTGTAGTCAGAAGTAGTAACATCGATCGTACTTTTACTGTAAATTGCGTACACTCTTTCTATCTCTTTATAGTTTTTAGCTGAGAATACTTCTGTGATTTTATCGTTTGTGAGATAACTAATTGTAAAAAAATCTATTTCTTCATTCAGCTCGATTTCTAAATTAATATTAGAAGAAATTATGGTAGTTCTAATTATTTGTTCAACCATAAACAACAAGCTTCTGGGTACAATTAAAAATGATGTTTTTATGCGATTAACAAGAGATACATTTCTATAAGGCAAGTAATTGAATAACTTGACTAACTCCTCAGTATTCTCCAACTCCTCTGTTAATCCAACTAACTGCTTTTGTTTACTTGATAAGATATACCTATAAATCGTAGCTAAATAATCTATAAAATCATCTGCCTTTTCCTTATCCTGTTTTATCAACACCAATAAATTCTCCAGGCTTTCAAATAGTAAATCTGGATTTATTCCTTGTTTAAATTCTTTGAAATCTTGTTCTATATGCGCTAAATACTCTTGTTCTTCTTTTAACTTCTCGCTGTTGATTTTATGCAAATATTGATGACTTATAAATAGCAATATGTAGATCATGGTAATTACACTGAATACGCTATTAAAAAGCCAAAGTTCTTCTGAGTTTGGAGAAAAACCAAGTACTTGCTTATAATAAATAGTAATACATATGGTTACCACAACGATACTCAAAACAATGGACACAACAACCTGTAAAACAATGGATAAAACTGCATCGTTCAAAAACGAAAATCGTTTAAATAGTAATAATAAAACTCTAGAAAATTCTTGAATTATGTATGACATTCCAATACATACATATAACTCTTCACCAAGGAATTCATTCTGAATTTGAGCTACATTATTATTGACCAACAGAATGAGCAAATACACAATTACTCCACTAAAAACAGGACTTAGAAGACGAAATAATGGTTTATGTACAAATAACTTTTTCATCGAATAATTGGCAATTTTACTAGAAACCTATTTCCGTTTGTGATGACAACTCCTTTTCCTGTCAATAAAACATATCTCGTATTTATATTCTTTAATCCTATTTGAAGTGATGCTACTTTTTTAGGAGTTGACGTGATATTATTTTCAACATAAATAAATTGATCGTCATTAGTAATTTTAACTTTAAGTGGAGATTCTTCACTCAAAACATTATGTTTTACAGCATTTTCCACTAACATTTCTAAAGCTAATGGTGGAATTTTGGTATTCAAAATTTCACCATCAATTAAAATCTCACAACTATACTTAGTTCCAAAGCGATTAGAAATTAGAAAATTATACGAATCTACTAGTTCCAATTCTTTGTTCAGAGTAGTTAATTTGTTCGAATAACTCTTTAAAACATTAGCATACATTTGAGCTAATTTTCTTATAAATAATGATGCTTTATTTTCATCTTTATGAATTAATGAAGAAGCCGTATTTAGTCCATTAAAAAGAAAATGTGGACTAATTTGAGATTTTAAGGCATTCAATTGATGTTCTACTTGATTTCTCTCTAGTTTAACTGTTTCAATTTGTAAAATTGAATATGAATAATATGAGTACAATACAAAATAGACTACTTGAAAAACAATAGAAATCAAGAATAATAAAATCCCAAGCTTAATATTAGTCAGCTTATATGTAGTAAAAAACGAAACTTCACTATTTATTGATGAATAAATATAAAATCCCAATAGAACTATACAAAGAGAAAGTATAAAGTGTGAGATAACACCGGTAAACAATCTTGAACCTTCATATATTTTCCAAGGCATTACTTTATCTAAGAAAATTGAAATAAAGTAATTTAAATAAGCTACCACAACTCCTAGCATAGAGCTACCTAATAATACTAATGAATTTACATTAGCATTTTGCTCACTTACAAGCATATAATAACCTACAAGAAAACCTAATAGAATTCCAATAGTTATGATAAGAATATGCTTTTTCATGTTAGTTAAAGTTCGTTGAGTTGATTTTTGATTGGTTAACTAAGGTAATTAAATATCGTTAAGAAATTCAATCACCTTAGTTTTAGTTGCTATTAGTATATAGCTTTCATAGCTCTCCCGAAATATAAATCCGAGTTTATTGATTTTGCTCTTCTCATATAGGCATCTTTAACTCTCTGAGAAGCATTCTTAACATTTGGTGCAAAAGCAATCAATGCACTTGATAAATAGCTACTCGAGTTAACATTACTTAAAGAGTCTAGCACTTTGATTAATTGATCTTCAGATAATTTTTTCTTTGCTAACTTTTTATAAAGTGAACTAGCATAATAATCTGAACCCACATTTTTATTGATTAAATCTAACAATTGAGTTAATGATGCATTATCTAAATTTTTCTTTAATAAATCCTCAATAATACTTGAAGAGTAGTAATCTGAACCTACATCATCAATAGAAGAAATAAAGGTTTTATAGTTTTTATCTGAAAGATTATTCTTTTTCAATGCTTTCTTTAGAACTTGGCTCTTATAATAATCTGAACTAATGCTATTCGAAAGGCTCATTATCTTTTCCATATTAGATTTATTTAATTCACGACTATCCAATATTTTCCCAAGAACCTGAGATAAATAATAATCTGACTGAATGTTTTTAGAAATCTGTAATAAATCTCCTAATTGATCATCTGAAATCTCATCATTTTTCACAGCTTTATTTAAAACTTGAGACATGTAATAATCCGACTGTATATTTCTCGTAGCCTTTATGTAAGCAGATAATGTTTGAGAGTTTCCTAAAAATGCACGTTGATTTTTCTGTAATAACTGAGCTAAATAGTAATCTGAATCAATTTGATTTCCTGCAATTTCAACAACTCTAGTTAATTCTGAGGCATTTAAATTGTAATCCATTAGATAAGAGAAATAAGCAGAACTTACATAGTCACTCTCTAATCTTTCAATTTCTTTTAAAACAGCATTTGCTCCTCCTCTATTATAGAATCTCTTTACACGAGCTTCGGCTCCAATAGTCGTATTTCTAATAATTTCTGGAAGAATTTCTGCCAACCAAGCTTTTCCTTCTGGTTCATAGCTTTTTTCACTCCAACCAACGAAATAACGTTTCTTAAGAGTTCCGCTTTCGGCTTCAATTACAACTCTTCTCTTTTTTCCAAAGCTTGATTTTTTAATTTCAATGAATCCTCCTCTAGAAATTGAAACAATATCTTTATCATCATCAGATAACACAATATCGCCTTCATATTCTATTTTGAAATCACCTTTTCCTTTAATATCAATAGAAAAATTCCCAATTCTTTTCGATGAATTTGAACTGTATACAACAGTACTTTGTGCAAAACTATTTGTAGTGAACAAAACACTAAAAACAGTTAGTAAAACGGTTAGTAAAATTGTTTTGGTTTTCATATGTACTCTTTTTTTGTTTTTAATTACACTTCAAAAGTAGGACGGGAATACAACCTAAAAAAACAAAATGTAGTCAACTGTAGTTTTTATGTAGTCAATTGTAAAACTTCATAAATTTCATATCTTTAAATGAAATATTCTAACGTATTATGGAGAAAAAAGCAATAAATAATTTACTAGAAGAAAAGCATCAAGAATTATTTAATTGGTTAAATAAGCAAGAACAAAATTACTGGGAAAATGGTCCGGAAGGAAAATGGACAACAGGTCAGCATATTCAACATTTAGTAGATTCTATCAAAAAACTGAATCATGCTCTTAGTTTTCCTTCATTTGTCTTAAAATATAAGTTTGGAAAAGCTAATCGAGAAGTTAGACCTTACGAACAAGTTGTACAACGATATCAAGATAAATTGGTTGAAAATAAAGAAAAAGCAAAGAATTATAATGCTGCTGTATCAACACCTACTGAGAAAAAATTCAAACACTTGTTAAGAACACTTAATGTACAAAACAAGAAGTTACAATATAAAACCAATAAGATGAGCGATAGCAAGTTAGATAATCTTATTGTTCCGCATCCTTTAATGGGTAAAATGCCTCTAAGAGAAATAATTATGTGGACCGCTTATCATACTGAACATCATACTAAAGATTTAATTGAAAACTACTCTTGAAATACCTATATTTGTGCCTCTAAAAAAATGTAGCAGACACCAATGTTTAATAATTTAAGCGAAAAATTAGATAAGGCGTTACATACGCTGAAAGGACACGGAAAGATTAATGAAGTTAACGTTGCAGAAACGTTAAAAGAAGTTCGTAGAGCCTTACTAGATGCCGATGTTAACTTTAAAATAGCAAAGCAATTTACAAATACTGTTAAGGAAAAAGCTATGGGAGCAGACGTATTGACTACGTTAAACCCTGGCCAATTAATGGTAAAAATTGTTAAGGATGAATTAACAGAGTTAATGGGTGGTGATACTGTTGGTATTAACCTAGGTGGATCTCCAACAGTTATTTTAATGTCTGGTTTACAAGGTTCGGGTAAAACTACTTTCTCGGGTAAACTTGCTAATTTCCTTAAAACGAAGAAAACAAAACAAGTTTTATTAGTTGGTTGTGATGTGTATCGTCCTGCCGCTATAAACCAGTTACAAGTAGTTGGTGAACAAATTGGTGTTGAAGTTTATGCTGAAGTAGGAAATCAAAATCCTGTTGAAATTTCTCAAAATGCAATTAAGCATGCAAAAGCAAACGGAAAGAATGTGGTTATTATAGATACCGCTGGTCGTTTAGCTGTTGATGAGGAAATGATGACAGAGATCTCGAATATTCATAAAGCTGTTACTCCTAATGAAACATTATTTGTTGTAGATTCTATGACAGGTCAAGATGCTGTAAATACGGCAAAAGCCTTTAATGATGTTTTAAATTTTGATGGTGTTGTACTTACAAAGTTAGATGGTGATACTCGTGGTGGAGCTGCTTTATCTATTAAGTCTGTTGTAGACAAACCAATTAAGTTTATCGGTACAGGTGAGAAAATGGATGCAATTGATGTTTTCCACCCAGATCGTATGGCAGATCGTATTCTTGGAATGGGAGACGTTGTATCGTTAGTAGAACGTGCTCAAGAACAATACGATGAAGCTGAAGCAAGAAAACTTCAAAAGAAGATTGCTAAAAATCAGTTTGGTTTTGATGATTTCTTAAACCAAATTCAGCAAATAAAGAAAATGGGAAGCATGAAAGACTTAGTTGGAATGATTCCTGGAGCTGGAAAAGCATTAAAAGGAATGGATATTGACGACGACGCTTTCAAAGGAATTGAAGCGATCATATATTCTATGACTCCTGATGAAAGAAGTAAGCCTTCTTTAATTAATGCAAGTAGAAAGAAAAGAATCGCGAAAGGATCTGGTACATCCGTGCAAGAAGTAAATCAGCTAATGAAGCAGTTTGATCAGATGAGCAAAATGATGAAGATGATGCAAGGCGGAGGCGGAAAACGCATGATGCAAATGATGCGAGGAATGAGATAAAAAAATAGAACTAAAAGAGAAGTGTGCGCTTCTCTTTTTTATTTAGACATATATACACACAACACACTAACACACAACAATGATTTTATTAGACGGAAAGAAAACTTCTGCAGACATTAAAGAGGAAATCGCTTTAGAAGTAGGTGAATTAAAAAGAAACGAAAAAAAAGCACCGCACTTAGCTGCTATTATTGTAGGAAATGACGGAGCTAGTTTAACTTACGTAAATGCAAAAGTGAAAGCTTGTGAACGCGTAGGCTTTGAATCTACTTTAATTCAACTTCCCGAAGAAACTACAGAAGCTGAACTTTTGAATGAAATTGAAATTTTAAATGTTGATAATGATATTGACGGTTTTATCGTTCAGTTACCATTACCAAAACATATTGATGAACAAAAAGTATTATTAGCTGTTGATCCTGCTAAAGATGTGGATGGATTCCATCCTGAAAACGTTGGTAGAATGGCTTTAAACTTACCAACTTTTATTTCTGCTACTCCTTTTGGAATTTTAGAATTATTAGAACGTTATGAAGTTGAAACTTCGGGAAAGAACGTTGTTGTAATTGGTCGTAGCCACATTGTTGGAAGTCCGATGAGTATTTTATTATCTCAAAAAAGAAAAGTTGGAAATGCGACGGTTACATTAACACATAGTAGAACGAAAAACTTAGAAGAAATAACTAAAGAAGCAGATATTATTGTAGCGGCTTTAGGAATTCCAGAATTCTTAAAAGGTGAAATGGTAAAAGATGGAGCCGTAATTATTGATGTTGGAATTACTAGAGTTGCAGATCCTTCTAAGAAAAGTGGTTTCAGATTAGTTGGAGATGTTGCTTTTGACGAAGTAGCTGAAAAATCATCTTTCATTACACCTGTTCCTGGTGGAGTTGGACCGATGACCATTGCGATGTTATTAAAAAATACGTTAATAGCAAATAAGCGAAGAAATTCATAAAGAAGATCGATATATAAAAACTAAAAAAGGGAAGCTAAATGCTTCCCTTTTTTAGTTTACTCGCTTTCTAATTTCTAATAAAGAATCATCAATTAATAATTTACCATCTCTAAATACTTCTCTTAATTCTCCTTCTTGTTCTTCTGCCCAACTCACTTCATCGATTAATTGATATTTTCCTTCTTCTTTTATTATTTTCAATAAACCTTTTGCCGATTTTTTAGTTCCATCATCCGTTATTGGATCTTTATAAATAGCTCTTCCTTCTCCATTAACTTCTCCGTAAGTTGCTTTCATAGCAAAACCAAAAGTATCTCTCGTGTTATACTGATACGTAAAAGAACCAATTCCTAACACAACATTAGTAGAAGCAAATCCATTTTGCTTTAATCGCTCACAAATTTGTGTTGCTCTTTCTATTGTAATACTATCTCCATAAATAGCTCCAATATGTGGATCTAATTCTTTAAACCCTTTTTCATTTATTTCACCTCCAAACACTTCCCAAAGTAGCTGAATTACACCTTTTTGTTCAACTTCTGTTGTACCATTTGGGTTACCACAAATAATATCTACAGGATCACCACTATCTGGACGAATAACAACTTTTCCATCTCGACTTAAAACTTCTTCTTTTAAATTCGGTAGATATTCTGTTAGCACTTTCCATAAATCCCAAGTATCAGAAACAATAGAAACAATTCCATTAGGATAAACTTCTGTAATTAATCTTTTAAATGTTTCTTCTTCTCCACTATTTGTTCCCATACACATAACAGAGTGTTCCGTTGCAGCAACTGATCCTCCAACAAGTTCTTCATTTGCATTAGCATTGTAATATTCCTCTAGAAAATCTATAGCCGGAATTGTGTCAGTTCCTGTAAAACTTAATAAGTGACCTGAAGCTGACAAAACAGCTGCTTCTAATCCTGCCATTCCTCTCATTGAGAAATCGTGCCCTTGCCAATCTACAAATTCAGGAATACTTGAGGTTTCTTTCGCATATGCATCCAATATTTTTCTGTATTGCTTGGCAATTGTAGCAGAATTACATGGCATCCAAATAGTTGTTGATAGCAGTGTTTCAAAATAGTTTGTTAACCAGAAAAACTCAGGTAATGTATTATACATAGTAAACATTGGAACTCGAATTGGAACTGAAGCACCTTCTGGCAATGCTTTGATTACAATTGGTAAGAAACCTAGATCGTGTAAAGCTCCAATATGCTCTACACCTACTTTATTTTCACCTAAATAGTTATTTATTCTATTAGCATATTTTTCTAGAATTTGTTCTTTAGGTTGTTGAAAAAAGTTCTGATTGAATTCTTGAATCACATATTTCTTAATGAAGTATTGTAATCCGAAAAATACTACCTCATTCACTCCTTCTATTCTACTTTTTCTTGGTGTCCAGTTTGAATATACTAAGGTTGTATTATCTGGATATTGTCTTCTGTGATCTACTTTGTAACCGTCTGTATATAATAATGGATTCATCATAATAATTTGTTTTTGCGTAATAACAACACAAATATAAAAGAATAAATCTATCTTTCAAATTATTTTGCGTATTATTTACACATATTTAAAAACTTCTTGAAGATTATGATATATTGATGTGTTATATCTATCACAAATTGTACTCACATAACGGTATTGGTAAAATTCTTTTGGACATACAACAATAAGTTTATTTGATTTCATGTATAACCCAAATTCAACCAGTGAAATTGGAGATTTAGCTTCTGGAAGAAAATTAAGAATGATCATATCCGCTAATTCTAATGCTTCTAATTCCCAGTGAATATGACACACCATTTCCTGATTATCGAGTGTATCATGATCTTCTCTTGTAGGATCAAAAAAGATCGTATTCTTAGAGCTTCCTTTAATTATTGTATCTCTCCAAGATGTAGATTCCTTAAAATCGATACTACCTGCTAGAAAACAAAAAGTTTCATCTTCATTCTTTACAGGTAGTTTATCTTTTGCAGTAAATACTCTCATACTATTGAAGTTGATCACGTACTTCCATCAAAGCATAACCTAATAAATTATGACCTTTCCATAAATTTGGATTCATCACATTTTCATTATCTACTGCCATTCCAATTCCCCAGATATTATCAACAGGACTTGCCTCTACGAGAATACGATCATTCGTTTGAATTAAGAATTTCTTTAATTCATCATCCTGAGAAAACTTTGCTAAATTGCCTTTAACAACAATATCGAACTTATGTTTATCCCAAGTTTTAGGATCAAAATTCAATACTTTTCTTCCCAATTTCTTCGCATCATGTGGATGTTTTGATTCTATTATTTTTGTCAGACTTTCTTGATCATTAAATAATCGAGCCTTTTCGGCCATCATAAAATGTTCAGCTGATTTATAAACTATTCCATCTATTTCAAAATCTGATTCCCACCATTGACTAAAACAACCTTTACCTGCACTTCCATCTTTATTGGGTTGATGTCCCCAAAAAAACAAAAACTTTAAATTTTCATCGTGATTATACTTGTCTTGTATTGTACGGTTTGAATATTTCATAACTTTTTTTCTTTCTTCTATTTAAAAACAACATATAACTAACTCAACTAATTATTTTATGAACTAGATGTTTTTCACTTCTTCCTTATGAGGACGCTCATTCCTTCCTGCTTCTTCTGGATATAAAAGATAAACAGGATCGGTTTGAACAAACTCTTTGGTTTCAATATTTAATGCAGTTAAACTTCCTTTAAACGCTGCACCAGTATCGACATTCCAAACATTACAGCCTTGCATTGGTTCCAATACATTGTAATTTGTTGTTGGTGTATGTCCGATATAAATTTCATTAAACAGTAATAAACGTTTTGGAAATAATAGAGAATCCTTCTTTATTCGTTTATCCATGGTTAAGGCCATTTCCCACAAAGTTCTATCCCAAGTGTAGTTCGATTCATAAACTTCTTGATATGGACCATGCATAGAGGTAAATCCTGCATGTATAAACAACCTATTTTCATCATCTACATGAAAAAGCTTCATACGCTCCAAGAATTGTAAATGTTCGTTCTTCTGATTTTCAGAATACTCATAGTAACTGGTAATTGTATTCTTTCCACCGTGGAATAACCATTTGTCAGGCTTCACGCCGCTTTTTAACCAATTTTCGCAATACACATCATGATTTCCTTTAATGAAAATACATTTATGACTTTTATCCAATTCAATTAGATACTCTAAAACCTGAGCAGACTCACTCCAACCATCAACATAATCACCTAAGAAAATAAGTACATCATTAGCTGTTAAATCCAACTTAGATATAAGTTGTTTCAAGGCTTTTAAACCTCCATGTATGTCTCCTATTGTGAATGTTCTCATCCTTTCATTAAATTCTTAAACAATTCCAAAAACTCTTTAATATCACCTCTAAATTTGAAAAAGTTTTTCTTACTAATAAAGTTTTCTGTAAAATTATTATCCTCAAGATTTACATCAATAACATATCCTCCATACTTTATAGTTTGTTGTACAAGAGCATTTGGTAAGTTAGTGGCTCCTGAGCTACCTAATATTATTAATAGCCCCGAATTTTTCGCAATCTTTAAGGTAGTATCTAATTTAAAGTTTCTTTCATTATAAAATTCATCAAACCATAATATATTTGGTCTAGTATCTTCTCCACATTTTGGACAGAATAATAACTTTTTCTCATCATAAGTCAAATCCTCATCAATATTTTTTAGTGGTATATTTGGCATTTCATACACGTCTTTTGAACATTCTTCTGAGCATCTCATTTCTCTTAAGTTACCATGTATTTCATAAACTTTTTTGCTACCTGCTCTTTGATGTAGATTGTCGATATTCTGTGTAATCAAATTAAATTTATCAGGAATACAATCTTCAATTCCTTTTAATAAATAATGTGAATCATTCGGTTTAGCTTCAGAAAACATTTTTTTCCTGAAAAAAGTGTATTGCCATACTTCATCAGCATTTTTAGAAAAGTGCTCAAAAGTTCCAAATGATTCAGGTTTATAATATTTTGTTCCTTTAATCCAAATACCATCGCTTCCTCTGTAAGTAGGAATTCCACTAGCTGAGGATATTCCTGCTCCAGTTAAGAACGTAATATAATTTCTTGATTTTTTAGTTTGTACTTCTTGTAATATATTCTTTAACTCTTTCATATT
This genomic window from Tenacibaculum sp. 190524A05c contains:
- a CDS encoding SIR2 family NAD-dependent protein deacylase — translated: MKELKNILQEVQTKKSRNYITFLTGAGISSASGIPTYRGSDGIWIKGTKYYKPESFGTFEHFSKNADEVWQYTFFRKKMFSEAKPNDSHYLLKGIEDCIPDKFNLITQNIDNLHQRAGSKKVYEIHGNLREMRCSEECSKDVYEMPNIPLKNIDEDLTYDEKKLLFCPKCGEDTRPNILWFDEFYNERNFKLDTTLKIAKNSGLLIILGSSGATNLPNALVQQTIKYGGYVIDVNLEDNNFTENFISKKNFFKFRGDIKEFLELFKNLMKG